From a single Bradyrhizobium sediminis genomic region:
- a CDS encoding DUF1476 domain-containing protein: MTTFDKREQGFENKFVHDEEIRFKATARRNKLLGNWAAGQLGLAGDAARTYASELVTADLANQRDEDVLHKVSKDLAPRGISEQQIAARMDEFYRFALEQVQAGV; the protein is encoded by the coding sequence ATGACCACCTTCGACAAACGTGAGCAGGGCTTTGAGAACAAATTCGTCCACGACGAGGAGATCAGGTTCAAGGCGACGGCAAGGCGCAACAAGCTGCTCGGCAATTGGGCTGCCGGACAACTCGGCCTCGCCGGCGATGCCGCCAGGACCTACGCCAGTGAGCTGGTCACCGCGGATCTGGCAAACCAGCGCGACGAAGACGTCTTGCACAAGGTGTCGAAAGACCTGGCGCCAAGGGGGATTTCGGAACAGCAGATCGCCGCCAGGATGGACGAGTTTTATCGCTTCGCCCTGGAGCAAGTTCAGGCTGGAGTCTGA
- a CDS encoding F0F1 ATP synthase subunit epsilon translates to MATFQLSLVSPERLLFAGQADQVDLPGVEGDFGVLAGHAPVVAMLRPGIVTAIAGNVRDSFVVLGGLAEFSQGELTILAESAVTVDDFDLAGFKATIEEMQEGLASKSAGDELDRAIALLDHYKSIHTNLATTTAF, encoded by the coding sequence GTGGCAACCTTCCAGCTGAGCCTTGTATCGCCGGAAAGGCTGTTGTTCGCAGGCCAGGCCGATCAGGTCGACCTGCCCGGGGTGGAGGGCGATTTCGGCGTCCTTGCCGGCCACGCACCTGTTGTCGCCATGCTCCGTCCGGGGATCGTGACGGCGATCGCCGGAAACGTCCGCGACAGCTTCGTCGTGCTGGGAGGCCTCGCCGAATTTTCGCAAGGCGAACTGACCATCCTCGCGGAAAGCGCTGTAACGGTCGACGACTTCGATCTGGCCGGATTCAAGGCGACGATCGAGGAGATGCAGGAGGGGCTCGCGAGCAAGTCGGCCGGCGATGAACTCGATCGCGCGATCGCGCTGCTCGACCATTACAAGTCTATCCATACGAATCTGGCTACGACGACGGCGTTCTGA